AAAATACGATAATTGCGAGGGGGcgacattttctttcattaacgTCGCAGATTCTAAGTAGATTATTTATTTGGCAACAATTATAACAACAAACAGGATCAAGGATTGTACGCAATGGTGGCCGTTCTTAAATTATACATgcgttttttatttcctttttttcttttttttaatatcattatcatcatcatcatcatcatcataatcatcataatcatcattatcattatcattattagcattgtcttttttcttttttctttcatttttgttattgattgatttatttcttcttcttcttcttttttattttttttccctgtcAAATAACCGTTCATGAGAAAACGGTTTCTCCAAGAATTGATATATCgtactttttaaaatttgcGAAGAAAAACGGTACCATCCAGAAATCGTTGATCCCAAGGCATGCGAGagttctctgtctctcttcctctttctttctttctatctatttttcaatagttctctctctttctttctctctctctctctctctctctctctctctctctttctctctctttttatctctgtctctgatTGGCTCCATCTTTCCCGAAATAACGTTCGAGTCACGTGATACATTGTATCTCGTCGAAGGGAATTCTCGCGCGTTCAATGGGGGTAGAGGTtaacgtaagtaagtacataagtaaatatatatatttttttgtaaatatatatatatataaataaatatgtatatatatatatatttacatgagAAATCGCGCGTCTATGCAAGAAATATTCGCACGTCCTATGGAAGTAAGAAGGTAACATTCGATGGATtcataatgaagaaaaaacgagaattatatattcgtgtgttgtgtatgtatatatatatatacacatatatatacgtatataattcgtgtatatttatatatacaaggtATTCGTTCATAGATGTAAATAGTGAATAAATATCTCGCGattgattgaaattataatagaatttaataaGTGAAATTCGTATTCGAGCTTGCGACGCTTACAAAATGCATTGAAAACAATTTTGGAGATAGCAAATTCGAAATAGTTTCTACattcttttacatttctattatcttgataaatatctttttgtatatttatagattagCGATcgtttatattcaaaattatatctaGTAAAAAGTTGTTATAATGGATCGTTTACGATTGACCAATAGAAATGCATACATCACTGTAATTCGCAGCTATATTCATGACATAGAAATACGTTATTTACAAATCAGAAACGATCGCGTCTATATTAACGAGTTGAAGATCGACGATCAGAGTGATATTGTTCGACATAACCTATTccaaaatatttgtatatcgaCGATTGTATTCTTCAAAATTCAGGTATgaataaatcaattacttttaattatactactactattcaCAATAACGATTTTTCACTAGATATGATTTCGATTACGAATGATCGCTATtctataaatatgataaaaaaaaaaataaagaaaaaaaaaagaccgtTACATGAATTTACTCGTAGCTGATTCGTCGAGATGCAAATGTTTCTCGATAAACTTCCTTAGATTTCGTCCAATCGCAAAATTTTGTTCAGCGTATATAAAcggacaaatatatatatatatatatacatacacacgaataattcgaatttttcatttgtggTAGAGCACATTAAATCGAGAGTTATCGCgacttatatatgtacgaataGTTTTTTGCGAttgctctctatctctttctctctctctctttctttctcacacaccacacacacacacacacacatacatacacatattctctatttctctctctttctctctctctttctctctctctctttctttctcaattgaaaaattgaagCGGTAAACCGCCAaccgaataataataataataataataatagtaataataacaacaacgataataataataataagacgtAATCGAGGAGAAAAATAATGCGTCTCTACCCGTCGtcctattaattaatacgacGAACATCGACCATATTCGAATCAATCAACACGTTCGACTCGGTGCTTACGAAAAAGAGGTTAGTCGTAATCCGTTGAACGACGAAAGTCTCTTTGGCAGTTAGGGCGCTAATTCTATGCGtagtttgttttgtttttgtttttttcttttttttgtagatttttttatctccttttttgtctctttccttcttataatattatcgaattaaaaaataaaaactaggGTTGGCGAACGACTTCGAATCGATTCGAGCATACctgagaaaaattattcgaccttcgatcgttcgattccATCCCACTTGcttcgtaaattttttttctgctactttttttttttcattttctctcttttcaatattccttttttttctactacttctctctctctctctctctcccccctctctctttctcttcatatatatacatatatacatatacatacatgtatatatatatatatacacatatctttctttctctatctctcttactcgcATTATTTACGTTTGATCGAAACGAAGAGAACGTTCGTGTGCGTGTTCTCCGCGCAGGCATAGAAAATTTGTGTgttctgtatgtgtgtgattTTTTTTGCATGTGTCTGTGTTTTTCTcccctttatatatatatatatatatatatatatatatatatatatatatatacacataagtattcgtatacatacatatatatgtatatatgtatatgtatatatatatatatatatatatatatatatatatatatatatatatataattcgatttaatcgataatgGTTCACAAACTTATCGACGTACCAAATTTTTTGTAACTACGGGTACAAAGGCTTGTAACATTctaaattgtaaattttaacTTCGAAACGTCGTAGGAAGTCGACGTGAAAAACAGCCATTCGCAATTCGCTATTCGCCATTTTTTCGGCCAGTATTTTCCTCTACGAGAAAAGAATCGAGAAATCGAGAAGAGTATTCCaagagatatacatatataaaacgaccgttcttgtattttatttaggAAGCATAATGAAAGGATTTCTTTCGGTCAAAACTTCAAAATCGTCATTCGGataatttcttcgataatgAAACATCGACAGAATAaactttcttgtttttgttttccctttttttttttttaattttatttttgtctttttttaattttttctttctttcttttttttttaattttttttttatttttctttcgtttgctcttttttaaattcacagatatttttttttctttctttttttttttttttactttctttttaggctttgttttctttgtaatCAAACAAACTACGGCGGCTGGGATATTAAGGAGAGTCTAAAAGTTAGAAGTATTATTAacgtcgtttcgtttctcgagAGGAAAAGCAACTCAGCCTTTCTCTTACTTAATGATAATAAgcacgttttttttctttctttctttttcttgttttttttttgttattttttttgtttctctctctctctctctttctctttctctctttctctctctctctctttctctcttttctttctgtttttgcCCGCGTTATCTTAGTTTCCGTATATCCCGTACGTGTAGATTAGACTCGGCATGATACGAGATAATAGGATTCATTGCACCCAAGAAGCTGGAACCCAAAGTGGTTCTGATTCGACTCTGTGAACAGCGTTGATTAATTGTTCAAAAGCTATCGAGAGATCAGCGTTGACGATGACTTCATCGAACAGATGAGAATAGAGGAATTCTATCCTAGCCGCACTGTGTAGGATCTCGTTAAATTCCTCGTCCTAGAAACGAGGAGCAATGATTAAAAactgaaaaagaaggaaagaaaaacaagaaaagaacaaacaaacaaataaacaaacaaacaaacaaaaacgaaCGTGCGAATTCGttgagaaaataatcgatagaagaagagcagacgaaataattaaattaaaatggtTATTTGTACCGTGAAGCCTCGTGAGTTGCTCTCGTCGAAGGTTGACCTAGCTCTGTTCTCATTCCTGGTCTCCTTTAGTATCTCGAATCTAGGTGGTTTGATATAAATCACGTATGGCTTTGACTGTGGCGTTCTAAGCATTTTAAGTGCCTGGTAATGAGGATTTAACAGGCATACGTATCCTGCATTGATCAGCGAGCTTACGCTTTCCGCGCTAGTTCCATAAAGATTCCCTTTGTATTCTCCGAACTCGATGAATTTGCTAGTGTCAAtatcttcttccattttttcacGAGTAACGAAATGATACTCTTTCCCATCGATCTCACCTGGTCTCGGTGGTCTCGAGGTGTCTgaggagtaagagagagaaaaaaaggaagataacaaaaccaaaaaaaaatatatatatatatatacatagaaaaaaaagttaagaaaaatccTATGCCGTTTTTCTATCAACGTTAGATTATTTCGAAGATATCTGTTCGCGAGCTAAAAAAGGTGTTTCTATTACTAAGCGGTAAAATGATGTCACGAGGAAGGTAGCATGTATCTCATTTAGCGCTTACGAATACGTAATCCGACATCATTTAGAAATTCGTTTCGCGTTTCACCAGTCCCTGGTGTGATTCGATAGAGTTTATCGCGTTTATAGTTGGCActcgtttctctttgcttTGTCCCAAGGGACGAATGTCacttaatgttttatatatatatatttttttcttttttttttttctttttttcaaggaaCAATCCAAGTTTCTATTAGGACTTACAGGGCACAGGAGTCTTGTACTTGTCAGGATCGGTAACCATCAGCCTCCTCTTGAGTTCGTTTCTGCCGACACCAGGTGGTCCAATAAGAACAACGGGTCTGTAGAGACCCGGCCTTGGATATAGCTTGGCGACCTCTTCGTAGGTCGGTACCTCTTCTCGGTCGAAGTCGTCGTTTTCTGCAGCGTCATACAtgatttttttagtttttattccCTGCAAGTTGCACTTTGTAGGCGAGGCGTGCAAAGAGGTACTGGGACGGGGGCACAATGCAGGCAAAGGCACTGGAACAGAACACAAGCCTAACCAACGGTTAAGCCGTCAGGCCATCATCCGTTAAcaaaataactatatataaacgaaagagaagctttttggaattttatttttctctttttctttatttttctttatgcttttcctctttcttttgtaatttctcttcttaattcggcttttatttttctttctttctttcttttttttttctatttggtttttttatttttctttctttttttcttgttctctccGTGTGCTCGTGCCTACTTCGAAGaagttttctctttgttaGCAAAGCATTAGGGTACGTTATGAGAGATGTTAGATAGAAGATTGTCAGAGCACACCCTTATCTATCCTCTTATTACGAAGAAAAGCAGATATCGTAGTCTCGAATCGTTTTGAAGGTTTATCCGGGTGATAAATTTGTTAGCAGTTAATATCCCTCCGAAGGACTTTAACAATGAAGGACTCAGCACGTTTTATcacagtgaaagagagagagagagagagataaaaagagatcgatcgatccctCGTTCGAGAGTCCCCCTCTTATGTTGTTAAAAATAGACTACGATTGACTTATAAAATTCATCGGGTCTTGTCTCGTAAAAaggttctttctttttcactcttttccACTAACTTGATCTAAAATATGTCTGCTCTGAAAATCTGATTCGTTTGTGATAGATCTCGGGCGTTATGACATTTggtatttgaaaatttaataaaaggcACTTTGCGAGACACGTGACATGAGACGAGTTGACAcgagatgaaaataatatgagaatgagaatgacattgttgttataataatagtgataaaaaaaagatacacaacgtaacaaaacaaaacgaatcaacgaacgaacaaacaaacaaacaaacaaacaaaccaaCCAACAGACgtacgaacaaacaaacaaacaaacaaatacaaacaaaaattagaccaaagaaaaaaagaaaaagaaaagaaggaaagtatAATAGGAAAACTCGTGAAAGAATCAACTCACTTATATTGTCATCGTCGGTTTTATCCTTCTGTTGTCTCTCGAGAATGATCCTACGTTCCTGAAGTGCTCTACTGGGGATCAAACCCGCTCTCATGTTTCGATCACCTTCTCTTCTGGCTTGCCACCTGATTCAATGTCACGTGATTTAGTTGCTTCTTAATAAAAAGTGTAAATCAATTATCTGTTtcgagaaatatcgaaatgtCTATCGTTTACCAATACGCATCGTCCTGGCTAACGATGTGCAAGACGTCACCTTTGACGAAATCTAATCCTGCTTCCTTGCACGGTATATAAGGATCTTCCGATGCCTTATATGAAAAGTGTGCTCTCACTCGTACCTATATTGGATCAGATCAcattattgttctttttttttctctttttttcttttcttttttttttttttatatatatattgtcgtTAGTTTTACCTTGCTTTCTCTGATTCCACCTTTGCTGTCCGCCGGTACGATCTTAAAAGTTATCGTACCTTCCGAATTTTGCTGAAAGATATTCATTAAAAGctcaatatttcttataaacgCTAATCATTATTAGTTTTcccctttatttttatttcgatattaactCTAAGAGTTTGGAAGATATTTGTCAAAATTTGTTGCGAAAGATATTTAGCTTTGCATTGAGTCAaacttctttgtttttttattgttttttttttttttatttgctttatagtgaatggaatatatatgtatacatatatacgtttgttttttaatatttgatttatatatatatattcttttttttttttttttttttttttaatattttctttatgcaTCGagttaaatatctttttttgtttcttgatATTTACTTTACgttgaatgaaatatatgtgcatataataaatgtgtatatatatatatatatttaatatttaagttatattgagttatatatattttctttttttaaaatattttctttatgcattcagttaaatatcttttttcttcttgtttctagATACTCTTAAGGAGTATAAATTTTGTTCTAGtaatggaataaaataatttcaagttTATGAACGGATCCACGAAACGATTATACGCGATCTTCAAAACCTACCAGGATTTTAAGGACGCAATTTGGTGTCTTCCCTTCAACGCTGATACCATTCACCTCGCAGACTTCATCTCCAACATGAATAAGGCCAGATCTGTCGGCTGCACCACCATGCATTATTCGTGCGATCACGATCTTCCCAGTGACCTCGCAGGTCTTTATGGTCGCCCCCTATTTTCAAGGTACAaactaatattttcatttcgttgGATCGTGCGCGTGCTAGGAAGTGCACGTTTTTGTTCGTtgacaaaaaaagattgagagaaaaaaaaaaagaaaaagaacaaaaagaagaaacacaaGGAAAGTCCTCTCTCGAAGGCTGATACCGTttcaacgatataaaaaagaaatttaaaaaaattttaatataaaaaaaaaaagataaaaaaagaaacagtgaAAAACAAACGAGTGATCGAAAAACGTGAAACCTTCGCGTCCTTTCTCTCGAACTTCGTTTTCTGTCATTTCTattgttttttactttctttttctttttcttttctttttttacatttctttctttttttaacgtttgCATATTATGATCGTTGAACGACAAGAGAGAAGGATCACGTTCGAAGCTCGATTTATTTTCGccttttatacattatattacatacgtacgtacgtaaatatgtatggtatgtgtgtgtgtgtgtgtgtatgcatgtggtgtgtgtgtgtgtatgtatgtatgtatgtacgtatatacttaaataaatttctcaaaacaagaaagaataatactATTCTTCTCTCGCTtcgaaaattaagaaattaaagattatactaattaattattagctATGGACATGCGGGACAATAACACAACGTACAAAGgttatagaaaaattgttttatttacaaGCTAAAACAATACGTGTACTCTGATGCAAAACAATTAACAAAACGAGGAACaacaaaatgaaaggaaaaaacagaaaaaggaaaaaaagaagaagacaaagtaACAAAAGTAACAAATAAGTTATAGAGCTGGCAAAGgcaacataaaaaaaaatatatatatatatatatacatctcactatattttataa
The sequence above is a segment of the Vespula vulgaris chromosome 12, iyVesVulg1.1, whole genome shotgun sequence genome. Coding sequences within it:
- the LOC127067900 gene encoding MAGUK p55 subfamily member 7 isoform X2, which codes for MTAALVMENVNWDPALSKLLNSLRENKSEIPSCTEEEFGFLSELLQSKELNALVTVHNKILNNIKDDKFFPVKSNSMDIDIEVLDLLSTKTHISEEYKELFHLLQKPHMQGLLCAHDAVAQKDYYPRLPEIPLEVDEDEETVKIVQLVKSNEPLGATIKTCEVTGKIVIARIMHGGAADRSGLIHVGDEVCEVNGISVEGKTPNCVLKILQNSEGTITFKIVPADSKGGIRESKVRVRAHFSYKASEDPYIPCKEAGLDFVKGDVLHIVSQDDAYWWQARREGDRNMRAGLIPSRALQERRIILERQQKDKTDDDNISLCSVPVPLPALCPRPSTSLHASPTKCNLQGIKTKKIMYDAAENDDFDREEVPTYEEVAKLYPRPGLYRPVVLIGPPGVGRNELKRRLMVTDPDKYKTPVPYTSRPPRPGEIDGKEYHFVTREKMEEDIDTSKFIEFGEYKGNLYGTSAESVSSLINAGYVCLLNPHYQALKMLRTPQSKPYVIYIKPPRFEILKETRNENRARSTFDESNSRGFTDEEFNEILHSAARIEFLYSHLFDEVIVNADLSIAFEQLINAVHRVESEPLWVPASWVQ
- the LOC127067900 gene encoding MAGUK p55 subfamily member 7 isoform X4, yielding MTAALVMENVNWDPALSKLLNSLRENKSEIPSCTEEEFGFLSELLQSKELNALVTVHNKILNNIKDDKFFPVKSNSMDIDIEVLDLLSTKTHISEEYKELFHLLQKPHMQGLLCAHDAVAQKDYYPRLPEIPLEVDEDEETVKIVQLVKSNEPLGATIKTCEVTGKIVIARIMHGGAADRSGLIHVGDEVCEVNGISVEGKTPNCVLKILQNSEGTITFKIVPADSKGGIRESKVRVRAHFSYKASEDPYIPCKEAGLDFVKGDVLHIVSQDDAYWWQARREGDRNMRAGLIPSRALQERRIILERQQKDKTDDDNIKNDDFDREEVPTYEEVAKLYPRPGLYRPVVLIGPPGVGRNELKRRLMVTDPDKYKTPVPYTSRPPRPGEIDGKEYHFVTREKMEEDIDTSKFIEFGEYKGNLYGTSAESVSSLINAGYVCLLNPHYQALKMLRTPQSKPYVIYIKPPRFEILKETRNENRARSTFDESNSRGFTDEEFNEILHSAARIEFLYSHLFDEVIVNADLSIAFEQLINAVHRVESEPLWVPASWVQ
- the LOC127067900 gene encoding MAGUK p55 subfamily member 7 isoform X3; this encodes MTAALVMENVNWDPALSKLLNSLRENKSEIPSCTEEEFGFLSELLQSKELNALVTVHNKILNNIKDDKFFPVKSNSMDIDIEVLDLLSTKTHISEEYKELFHLLQKPHMQGLLCAHDAVAQKDYYPRLPEIPLEVDEDEETVKIVQLVKSNEPLCGAGVEPIVGATIKTCEVTGKIVIARIMHGGAADRSGLIHVGDEVCEVNGISVEGKTPNCVLKILQNSEGTITFKIVPADSKGGIRESKVRVRAHFSYKASEDPYIPCKEAGLDFVKGDVLHIVSQDDAYWWQARREGDRNMRAGLIPSRALQERRIILERQQKDKTDDDNIKNDDFDREEVPTYEEVAKLYPRPGLYRPVVLIGPPGVGRNELKRRLMVTDPDKYKTPVPYTSRPPRPGEIDGKEYHFVTREKMEEDIDTSKFIEFGEYKGNLYGTSAESVSSLINAGYVCLLNPHYQALKMLRTPQSKPYVIYIKPPRFEILKETRNENRARSTFDESNSRGFTDEEFNEILHSAARIEFLYSHLFDEVIVNADLSIAFEQLINAVHRVESEPLWVPASWVQ
- the LOC127067900 gene encoding MAGUK p55 subfamily member 7 isoform X1; translation: MTAALVMENVNWDPALSKLLNSLRENKSEIPSCTEEEFGFLSELLQSKELNALVTVHNKILNNIKDDKFFPVKSNSMDIDIEVLDLLSTKTHISEEYKELFHLLQKPHMQGLLCAHDAVAQKDYYPRLPEIPLEVDEDEETVKIVQLVKSNEPLCGAGVEPIVGATIKTCEVTGKIVIARIMHGGAADRSGLIHVGDEVCEVNGISVEGKTPNCVLKILQNSEGTITFKIVPADSKGGIRESKVRVRAHFSYKASEDPYIPCKEAGLDFVKGDVLHIVSQDDAYWWQARREGDRNMRAGLIPSRALQERRIILERQQKDKTDDDNISLCSVPVPLPALCPRPSTSLHASPTKCNLQGIKTKKIMYDAAENDDFDREEVPTYEEVAKLYPRPGLYRPVVLIGPPGVGRNELKRRLMVTDPDKYKTPVPYTSRPPRPGEIDGKEYHFVTREKMEEDIDTSKFIEFGEYKGNLYGTSAESVSSLINAGYVCLLNPHYQALKMLRTPQSKPYVIYIKPPRFEILKETRNENRARSTFDESNSRGFTDEEFNEILHSAARIEFLYSHLFDEVIVNADLSIAFEQLINAVHRVESEPLWVPASWVQ